Proteins encoded by one window of Clostridium bornimense:
- a CDS encoding ClC family H(+)/Cl(-) exchange transporter: MKNDYKAVVNRGDRKLYILIHGILVGILASVVVVLYRLALGYAENFAFWIYNIERKQLWLVPVSIIILGIVGYIVGKIVEKNPMVSGSGIPQTKGVLLGYLKNNWVTTIIYKFIGGVLSIGSGLSLGREGPSIQLGASVGEGISKKLKCTRVEKKILISSGGAAGLAAAFNAPLAGVMFALEEIYKYFSPLVLLSTMAAAVSADFVSKQVFGIKPVFNFGEAKSIPLDHYWVLIILGIVLGLLGAFYNKILLLSQQLYKKIKFVSMPVKNIIPFVTAGILGIVFPYVLCGGHRVIEELHLETTIPFLLLLLIMKFLFSMISFGSGSPGGIFFPLLIIGATIGAIFGNISINYLGIDSVFFNNFIILAMAGYFTAIVRAPITGVILITEMTGSFSHLLSLTIVSIIAYIVADLTKSKPVYDSLLENQLKGKNIEGYSGDDSEKIVINAVVHYGSDIAGKKVRDISWPSNTLVLSIKRGEEEILPRGNTEIKSGDYLVIIADLNKEAIIRKQILELTTYE; the protein is encoded by the coding sequence ATGAAAAATGACTATAAAGCGGTGGTTAATAGGGGAGATAGAAAGTTATATATATTGATACATGGAATACTAGTGGGAATACTAGCTTCTGTTGTAGTTGTATTATACAGATTAGCATTAGGATATGCAGAGAATTTTGCATTTTGGATATATAATATAGAAAGAAAACAATTATGGCTAGTACCTGTATCTATTATAATTTTAGGTATAGTAGGATATATCGTAGGTAAAATAGTAGAAAAAAATCCTATGGTAAGTGGTAGTGGGATACCACAAACAAAGGGAGTATTATTAGGATATTTAAAGAATAATTGGGTTACTACTATTATTTATAAATTTATAGGTGGAGTTTTATCTATAGGTTCAGGATTATCTTTAGGAAGAGAAGGTCCATCAATACAATTAGGGGCATCTGTGGGAGAAGGAATAAGTAAGAAACTAAAATGTACAAGAGTAGAAAAAAAGATACTTATATCAAGTGGAGGTGCGGCAGGTCTTGCAGCAGCATTTAATGCACCATTAGCCGGTGTTATGTTTGCATTAGAGGAGATATATAAGTATTTTTCACCTTTAGTATTATTATCAACAATGGCAGCTGCTGTATCAGCAGATTTTGTTTCAAAGCAAGTATTTGGTATTAAGCCTGTGTTTAATTTTGGAGAAGCAAAATCTATTCCATTAGATCATTACTGGGTTTTAATAATTCTAGGTATAGTCTTAGGGTTATTAGGAGCTTTTTATAATAAAATTTTATTACTTAGTCAACAATTATATAAGAAGATAAAGTTTGTATCTATGCCTGTTAAAAATATAATACCATTTGTAACAGCAGGAATTTTAGGAATCGTATTTCCATATGTTTTATGTGGCGGACATAGAGTTATTGAAGAATTGCATTTAGAAACAACAATTCCATTTTTACTTTTACTTTTAATAATGAAATTTTTATTTTCCATGATAAGTTTCGGATCTGGATCACCAGGAGGAATATTCTTTCCACTTTTAATAATTGGAGCAACTATAGGTGCCATCTTTGGAAATATATCTATTAACTACTTAGGGATCGATAGTGTATTTTTTAATAATTTCATAATACTAGCTATGGCAGGATACTTTACGGCTATAGTAAGAGCGCCAATAACAGGCGTTATACTTATAACAGAAATGACAGGATCATTTTCGCATTTATTATCATTAACAATAGTATCTATAATTGCGTATATAGTGGCGGATTTAACAAAGAGTAAACCTGTATATGATTCATTACTTGAAAATCAACTTAAAGGGAAAAATATAGAGGGATATAGTGGTGATGATAGTGAGAAGATTGTTATAAATGCAGTAGTGCATTATGGATCTGATATAGCGGGAAAAAAGGTTAGAGATATATCATGGCCATCAAACACATTAGTACTATCAATAAAAAGGGGAGAAGAAGAAATATTACCTAGGGGTAATACAGAAATTAAATCAGGAGATTATTTAGTTATAATTGCGGATTTAAATAAAGAAGCAATTATAAGAAAACAAATATTAGAACTTACTACTTATGAATAA
- a CDS encoding ABC transporter permease codes for MVNKSQLTEHQQYLRKVKKDKRTIGITRVLILIIFIILWEVAAELKWIDPFLVSSPSRVVESVVKYFKEGDLFRHIWITCYETIIGFVVGTIMGAAIAVVLWWNDFIGKVLDPYLVVLNAIPKVALAPIIIFWVGNGITAIIVIALLISIIVTIISVYAGFMEVDGERIKLMETFGATKLQILKHLVLPASIPLLMSALKINVGLSWVGVIMGEYLVAKEGLGFLIVYGGQIADLNSVMMAIIILSILAYIMYKAVAIFENKVIKKYR; via the coding sequence ATGGTGAATAAAAGTCAATTGACAGAACATCAACAGTACTTAAGAAAAGTAAAGAAAGATAAAAGGACAATAGGAATAACAAGAGTTTTGATATTAATAATATTTATTATCTTGTGGGAAGTTGCAGCGGAATTAAAATGGATAGATCCATTTTTAGTATCATCGCCATCTAGGGTAGTAGAATCAGTAGTTAAATATTTTAAAGAAGGGGATCTATTTAGACATATTTGGATAACTTGTTATGAAACAATAATAGGATTTGTTGTAGGAACTATAATGGGTGCAGCAATAGCAGTAGTTTTATGGTGGAATGATTTTATAGGTAAAGTGTTAGATCCTTATTTAGTAGTTTTAAATGCCATACCTAAAGTAGCATTAGCACCAATTATAATTTTTTGGGTTGGAAATGGAATAACTGCCATAATTGTTATAGCCTTATTAATTTCGATTATAGTAACAATAATATCTGTATATGCAGGATTCATGGAAGTTGATGGTGAAAGGATTAAGTTAATGGAGACCTTTGGGGCTACTAAGCTTCAAATTCTAAAACATTTAGTTTTACCAGCCTCAATACCGCTTTTGATGTCTGCATTAAAAATTAATGTAGGTTTATCTTGGGTAGGGGTAATAATGGGAGAGTATTTAGTGGCTAAAGAAGGACTAGGATTCCTTATTGTATATGGTGGTCAAATAGCAGATTTAAACTCTGTAATGATGGCTATTATAATTCTTTCTATATTAGCGTATATTATGTATAAAGCTGTTGCTATTTTTGAAAATAAAGTAATCAAAAAATATAGATAG
- a CDS encoding ABC transporter ATP-binding protein, giving the protein MTRLKVEKLTKNYHTLSGETEALKDISFEVNEGEFISIVGPSGCGKSTILNIIAKLIDKSSGNITLNGEEIKKGTDKIGYMFQKDNLFDWLTVWENVTLGLKIKKSINRVNLIKVENLLRSYELYDFKDSYPRELSGGMRQRVALIRTLALSPELLILDEPFSALDYVTRISVSDEIYSIIRKENKTALMVTHDIGEAITTSDRVIILSSRPSKIKKVLDIYYDEEYDTPFKRREAVQYKDYFNTVWKELDNGE; this is encoded by the coding sequence GTGACTAGGCTTAAAGTAGAAAAACTAACAAAAAATTATCATACTTTAAGTGGAGAAACAGAGGCACTAAAGGATATATCATTTGAAGTAAATGAAGGAGAGTTTATTTCTATAGTTGGGCCATCAGGATGTGGGAAATCTACTATTTTAAATATAATAGCTAAGCTTATTGATAAATCTTCAGGAAATATAACTTTAAATGGAGAAGAAATAAAAAAAGGAACAGATAAAATAGGATATATGTTTCAAAAGGATAATCTTTTTGATTGGTTAACAGTATGGGAAAATGTAACATTGGGGTTAAAAATAAAGAAATCTATAAACAGGGTAAACTTAATTAAAGTAGAAAATCTTCTTAGAAGCTATGAATTATATGATTTTAAAGACAGTTATCCAAGGGAATTATCAGGAGGTATGAGGCAAAGAGTGGCACTTATAAGAACCCTCGCTTTGTCTCCAGAATTATTAATACTAGATGAACCATTTTCAGCATTAGATTATGTTACTCGTATTAGTGTATCTGATGAAATTTACTCTATAATACGAAAAGAAAATAAGACAGCACTTATGGTAACTCATGATATTGGCGAAGCTATTACAACGTCAGATAGAGTTATTATTTTAAGTTCAAGGCCATCTAAAATAAAAAAAGTATTAGATATATATTATGATGAAGAATATGATACACCATTTAAGAGGAGAGAAGCAGTGCAGTATAAGGATTATTTTAATACTGTGTGGAAGGAGCTCGATAATGGTGAATAA
- a CDS encoding ABC transporter substrate-binding protein gives MRSRIARSGVFLLALVMSISLFGCSSKDKEKLKKVRLNEVARSVFYAPMYAAISEGYFEEEGIDLEISTGQGADKTMQQVLSGSVDIGFSGPEQVIYIYNQGREDYPKVFAQLTQKDGSFLISRENEKDFKYESLKGKTIVGGRPGGMPEMSLEYVLKKHGLTPGKDVNIVTNIAFNATAGAFTGGTGDYVALFEPTGSMLEKEKKGYIVSSIGKEAGDISYTTFYANQSYIKKNPEIIESFTRAIYKGQQFVEASSDEEVAKAIIDFFPGSDLDVLTNVVKNYRNVEAFSKTPSVSEENVDHLMDIIQDYDSTLIPTRPNFKDIVDTSFTDKVVQK, from the coding sequence ATGAGAAGTCGTATAGCAAGGAGTGGGGTATTTCTATTAGCATTAGTAATGTCAATATCACTTTTTGGATGTAGCTCTAAAGACAAGGAAAAGCTTAAAAAAGTAAGATTAAATGAAGTTGCTAGATCTGTATTTTATGCACCAATGTATGCTGCTATAAGTGAAGGATATTTTGAAGAGGAAGGAATAGATCTTGAAATAAGTACAGGACAGGGAGCAGATAAAACAATGCAACAAGTTCTTAGCGGCAGTGTAGATATAGGGTTTAGTGGACCAGAACAAGTAATTTACATTTATAATCAAGGAAGAGAGGATTATCCTAAAGTATTCGCACAATTGACTCAAAAGGATGGTTCTTTTCTTATAAGTAGAGAAAATGAGAAAGATTTTAAATATGAATCTCTTAAAGGAAAAACTATAGTTGGAGGTAGACCTGGCGGGATGCCAGAAATGTCGCTGGAGTATGTGTTAAAGAAACATGGTTTAACTCCAGGGAAGGATGTAAATATAGTAACTAATATAGCCTTTAATGCCACAGCAGGTGCTTTTACTGGAGGCACAGGAGATTATGTAGCATTATTTGAGCCTACAGGAAGTATGTTAGAAAAAGAGAAAAAAGGATATATAGTTTCATCAATAGGTAAGGAAGCTGGAGACATATCATATACTACTTTTTATGCTAATCAATCATATATAAAAAAGAATCCAGAAATTATTGAATCATTTACTAGAGCTATTTATAAAGGACAACAATTTGTAGAAGCATCTAGTGATGAAGAAGTGGCTAAAGCAATAATTGATTTCTTTCCTGGCAGTGATTTAGATGTGTTAACAAATGTAGTTAAGAATTATAGAAATGTTGAAGCATTTTCTAAGACACCGTCTGTTTCAGAAGAAAATGTAGATCACTTAATGGATATAATACAAGACTATGATTCTACATTAATACCTACGAGACCTAATTTTAAAGATATTGTAGATACCTCTTTTACAGATAAAGTAGTTCAAAAATGA
- a CDS encoding SEC-C metal-binding domain-containing protein, giving the protein MSLYKQWTDMVVDYVKVNGEAKFWKEYSSVEEKIYAKILGDKRTNLAGKVEDLAKEYNTDILFFMGFLDGLSESVDVDMDIENIESDTELNLNIDLEKLYFNMLDAKADYLYNLPQWESIFSPEKRKEIHTEWKNGKTVVNEVKIGRNDPCPCGSGKKYKKCCGK; this is encoded by the coding sequence ATGAGTTTATACAAGCAATGGACAGATATGGTAGTAGATTATGTAAAAGTAAATGGAGAAGCTAAGTTCTGGAAAGAATATAGTTCAGTAGAAGAAAAAATTTATGCTAAAATTTTAGGTGATAAAAGAACAAACTTAGCTGGAAAAGTAGAAGATTTAGCAAAAGAATATAATACAGATATATTATTCTTTATGGGATTCTTAGACGGATTAAGTGAATCTGTAGATGTAGATATGGATATAGAAAATATTGAATCAGATACAGAATTAAATCTTAATATTGACTTAGAAAAATTATATTTCAATATGCTAGATGCAAAAGCAGATTATTTATATAACTTACCACAATGGGAAAGTATTTTTTCACCTGAAAAGAGAAAAGAAATACATACAGAGTGGAAGAATGGAAAAACTGTAGTTAATGAAGTTAAAATTGGTAGAAATGACCCTTGTCCATGTGGAAGTGGTAAAAAGTACAAAAAGTGTTGTGGAAAATAA
- a CDS encoding GerMN domain-containing protein — translation MSILKKSATAICLMIMVAIVTACTKEQSRMDTDISIIKESTEAGIIDVKLKFRDENNNLVDEKRIINEDEVLVRNILDELIKGPERTSKLKPVFPTDTRISAVSIKDKIAYVTFDFANFKPTFTEEEEEKAVESIVLTLTELEFIDKVKINVNPISDKFISFIDITKPLSDNDYISENN, via the coding sequence ATGAGTATACTAAAGAAAAGTGCTACGGCAATATGTTTAATGATAATGGTAGCTATCGTGACAGCATGCACAAAAGAACAAAGTAGGATGGATACAGATATAAGTATCATAAAAGAATCTACTGAAGCTGGTATTATAGATGTTAAGTTAAAATTTAGAGATGAGAATAATAATTTAGTAGATGAAAAAAGAATTATAAATGAAGATGAAGTTTTGGTACGAAATATTTTGGATGAATTGATAAAAGGACCAGAAAGAACATCTAAGTTAAAGCCAGTTTTTCCTACAGATACTAGGATTTCTGCAGTATCTATAAAGGATAAAATTGCATATGTAACTTTTGATTTTGCTAATTTTAAGCCTACTTTTACAGAAGAGGAAGAAGAAAAAGCTGTAGAATCTATAGTTTTAACATTGACGGAATTAGAATTTATTGATAAAGTGAAAATTAATGTAAATCCTATAAGTGATAAATTTATTTCATTTATAGATATCACTAAACCATTATCAGATAATGATTATATATCTGAAAATAATTAA
- a CDS encoding MBL fold metallo-hydrolase: MKFCSLYSGSSGNSIFISGDQGKILIDAGMPGKYIEAALKDISEDPRLINGIFITHEHSDHIKGVGVLSRKYNIPIYATERTWLEMESKVGNIKDENIKVFNGSCIEIKDIIVNRFSTPHDAIDSSGYTVQHKNKKCGVVTDIGHFSYEVKDAVKDCDVMLLESNHDVEMVKFGPYPYNLKRRILSSVGHLSNEDCGKGIIDILDGKEKTIFLGHLSNNNNYPDLAYETVKSILLEAKVDLEKEVKLSLARREGPSKVIEI; encoded by the coding sequence ATGAAATTTTGTTCGTTATATAGTGGTAGTTCAGGAAATAGTATATTTATATCAGGAGATCAAGGGAAGATATTAATTGATGCAGGGATGCCTGGAAAATACATAGAGGCGGCTCTGAAAGATATATCAGAAGATCCAAGACTTATAAATGGGATTTTCATTACTCATGAACATAGTGATCATATAAAAGGTGTAGGTGTACTAAGTAGAAAATATAATATACCAATATATGCAACTGAAAGAACATGGCTTGAGATGGAAAGTAAAGTAGGAAATATAAAAGATGAAAATATAAAAGTATTTAACGGCAGTTGCATAGAAATAAAAGATATAATAGTGAATAGGTTTTCGACACCTCATGATGCTATAGATTCTAGTGGATATACTGTACAACATAAAAACAAAAAATGTGGTGTAGTTACTGATATAGGACATTTTTCTTATGAAGTAAAAGATGCAGTAAAAGATTGTGATGTTATGTTACTAGAAAGCAATCATGATGTTGAAATGGTAAAGTTTGGGCCATATCCATATAATCTAAAAAGAAGAATTTTAAGTAGTGTAGGGCACTTATCAAATGAAGATTGTGGCAAGGGGATAATTGATATCTTAGATGGTAAAGAAAAAACTATATTTTTAGGACATTTAAGTAATAATAATAATTATCCAGATTTAGCATACGAGACTGTAAAATCTATATTGTTAGAAGCTAAAGTTGATTTAGAGAAAGAAGTAAAGTTATCTTTAGCGAGAAGAGAAGGTCCAAGCAAAGTTATTGAAATTTAG
- a CDS encoding UDP-N-acetylglucosamine 1-carboxyvinyltransferase: MERLLVKGGNKLFGSVEITGAKNAAVAILPAAILASEGVCVIDNIPDIEDVQCMEKIMRSLGCEIQRNKNEFVIDSKSISSTDAMIEEVKNMRASYYLIGALLGRFKKARVALPGGCHIGVRPIDQHIKGFEALGATVEINHGSVSIQAEKLVGTNIFFDVVSVGATINVMIAAAVAEGTTILENVAREPHVVDVANFLNTMGANIKGAGTDVIIIKGVPTLKGCNYSVIPDQIEAATFMIASAACGGEVTIKNVIPKHLESITAKLVEMGVEVEEGDDSVTVKREGNLRGTNVKTSPYPGFPTDVQQPMTVLMCLAEGRSLVNESIWESRFKHVDELKKLGANIKVDGRSAIIEGVKEFTGTVVKATDLRAGAAMVIAGLVAKGETEIYSIEHIDRGYPHIEDKFRSLGGDVTRIYK; this comes from the coding sequence ATGGAAAGATTACTCGTTAAAGGTGGAAATAAATTATTTGGTTCTGTAGAAATAACTGGAGCGAAGAATGCAGCTGTAGCGATATTGCCGGCGGCTATATTAGCAAGTGAAGGTGTTTGTGTAATAGATAATATTCCAGATATTGAAGATGTACAATGTATGGAAAAAATAATGAGAAGTTTAGGTTGTGAAATACAAAGAAATAAAAATGAATTTGTTATAGATAGTAAGTCAATTTCTAGTACTGATGCAATGATTGAAGAAGTTAAAAATATGAGAGCATCATATTACTTAATAGGGGCATTACTAGGGAGATTTAAGAAAGCTAGAGTTGCACTTCCAGGTGGATGTCATATTGGAGTAAGACCAATTGATCAACATATAAAAGGTTTTGAAGCATTAGGGGCTACTGTAGAAATAAATCATGGTTCAGTATCTATACAAGCCGAGAAATTAGTAGGAACTAATATATTTTTTGATGTAGTTTCTGTAGGGGCTACTATAAACGTTATGATAGCAGCAGCTGTAGCAGAAGGTACTACTATATTAGAAAATGTAGCAAGAGAGCCTCATGTAGTTGATGTAGCTAATTTCTTAAATACTATGGGTGCCAATATAAAAGGTGCAGGTACAGATGTAATTATTATAAAAGGGGTGCCTACTTTAAAAGGGTGTAATTACTCAGTTATTCCAGATCAAATTGAAGCTGCGACTTTTATGATAGCATCTGCAGCATGTGGTGGGGAAGTAACTATAAAGAATGTAATACCTAAACACCTTGAATCTATAACAGCTAAGTTAGTAGAAATGGGTGTTGAGGTAGAAGAAGGTGATGATTCTGTTACTGTTAAAAGAGAAGGAAATTTAAGAGGAACAAATGTAAAAACATCACCATATCCAGGTTTCCCAACTGATGTACAACAGCCAATGACTGTACTTATGTGTTTAGCAGAAGGAAGAAGCTTAGTAAATGAATCTATCTGGGAATCAAGATTTAAGCATGTAGATGAACTTAAAAAGCTAGGAGCAAATATAAAAGTTGATGGCAGAAGTGCTATAATTGAAGGTGTAAAGGAATTTACAGGTACAGTAGTTAAGGCTACAGATCTTAGAGCTGGTGCTGCGATGGTTATAGCAGGGTTAGTAGCTAAAGGAGAAACAGAAATATACTCTATTGAACATATAGATAGGGGATATCCTCACATAGAAGATAAATTCAGAAGTCTTGGTGGAGATGTAACTAGAATTTATAAATAG
- a CDS encoding dUTP diphosphatase: MELNEIFTLYKNSTVNPVDDTFKISEKNIPKKVLALQITLGNLATLSNCCEFIKNDESVEKTSILNEYLSCLNFIFSIGLDMGIENFNFNPSDTNAPIYDQFLNLYVDINDFINFRTEDQFSTLLESFLTIGKSLGISNSDIYEIYNPQLKNNIS, from the coding sequence ATGGAACTAAATGAAATTTTTACATTATACAAAAATTCTACAGTTAATCCTGTAGATGATACATTTAAAATTTCTGAAAAGAATATTCCTAAAAAAGTATTAGCACTTCAAATAACCTTAGGCAATTTGGCTACACTTAGTAACTGTTGCGAGTTCATCAAAAATGATGAATCTGTAGAGAAAACGTCTATTCTAAATGAATATTTGTCTTGCTTAAATTTTATTTTTAGCATTGGATTAGATATGGGAATAGAAAATTTCAACTTCAATCCAAGCGATACAAATGCTCCAATATATGATCAATTTCTTAATCTTTATGTAGATATAAACGACTTTATAAACTTTAGAACTGAAGATCAATTCTCTACACTACTAGAAAGTTTCTTAACTATTGGAAAATCACTTGGTATATCTAATAGTGACATTTATGAAATCTATAATCCGCAACTAAAAAATAATATATCTTAA
- a CDS encoding DMT family transporter, giving the protein MGIILSIIAGLAMTFQGVFNTRLQEKVGSFEANAIVQGTAFILAIILLFFLGKGNIREAKDINKIYLLGGVIGVIITYTVMGSISSIGTTFAISTILIAQLLSAAIMEWFGWFGTEKIPFSLHTITGVALMIIGILVFKFMKF; this is encoded by the coding sequence ATGGGTATAATTTTAAGTATAATAGCAGGTTTAGCTATGACTTTTCAAGGAGTTTTCAATACTAGGCTTCAAGAAAAAGTTGGATCTTTTGAAGCTAATGCTATTGTTCAAGGTACTGCATTTATTTTAGCTATAATATTACTATTCTTTTTAGGTAAAGGAAACATTCGTGAAGCAAAAGATATTAATAAAATCTATCTTTTAGGTGGTGTTATAGGAGTAATAATTACATATACTGTCATGGGTTCAATTTCATCTATAGGTACAACCTTTGCCATCTCAACAATTTTGATAGCTCAATTACTTAGTGCAGCTATTATGGAATGGTTCGGATGGTTTGGTACTGAAAAAATACCATTTTCTCTCCATACCATTACTGGTGTAGCTCTTATGATAATTGGAATTTTAGTATTTAAATTTATGAAATTTTAG
- a CDS encoding S8 family serine peptidase, with protein sequence MIFLKNKLSWELKNTINETYLKNLRVLIEFSNLGETAEKKLRSMGCTIFYRNDFIKVISAEVSPKNINRLIELPYIKYISLDKHCYLCGSNILSSNGVSSSTKLPGTGKGVTIGIIDSGVYPHTDLKKPTNKIKNFIDLYSEITEPYDNNGHGTFISGVICGSGITKSGMYKGIAIDSSIVMIKAFDSLGKSYCSDLLQGLDYIKNNPELEINIVLLPCELNSYDKFLLSLFDKYFQFFNDINIPIIVSAGHNGNVEGKISGFALLNNCITVGGIIDSRYEKKPYKYSSGGIVTKIIKPNFVAAASNIVSLNCDSSYISIRNGSKVYPRKLQEQYTTYSGTSISAAYIAGICAIILEIIPELKPVDVHAILKFCSENIGLPKHLQGYGQVSISKLHDKLDRINKESKRKKY encoded by the coding sequence ATGATTTTTCTTAAAAATAAGCTGTCATGGGAACTAAAAAATACTATAAATGAAACTTATCTTAAAAATCTAAGAGTACTAATTGAATTTTCTAATTTAGGAGAAACTGCAGAAAAAAAGCTTCGATCAATGGGCTGTACTATATTCTATCGTAATGACTTCATAAAAGTAATTTCTGCCGAGGTTTCTCCCAAAAACATAAACCGTTTGATAGAATTGCCTTATATTAAATATATTTCTTTAGATAAGCATTGTTATCTATGTGGTTCAAATATATTATCATCTAATGGTGTATCTTCTTCCACTAAGCTTCCTGGAACAGGAAAAGGTGTTACCATAGGAATAATAGATAGTGGTGTTTATCCTCATACTGATTTAAAAAAACCAACTAATAAAATTAAAAATTTTATAGATTTATATTCAGAAATTACAGAACCTTATGATAATAATGGACATGGAACATTTATATCAGGTGTCATATGTGGCAGTGGTATTACAAAAAGTGGCATGTATAAAGGCATAGCTATAGACAGTTCTATAGTAATGATAAAAGCATTTGATTCATTAGGTAAATCTTATTGTTCTGATCTTCTTCAAGGACTCGACTACATTAAAAATAATCCTGAGTTAGAAATAAATATTGTCCTTTTACCTTGTGAGTTAAATTCTTATGATAAATTCCTATTATCTCTATTTGATAAATATTTTCAATTTTTTAATGATATAAATATACCTATTATTGTTTCTGCAGGACATAATGGTAATGTGGAAGGCAAAATTTCTGGTTTTGCTTTATTAAATAATTGTATAACAGTAGGGGGTATAATAGACTCTAGATATGAAAAAAAGCCATATAAATATTCGTCTGGTGGAATTGTAACAAAAATAATAAAACCAAACTTTGTTGCTGCAGCATCAAATATAGTATCACTTAACTGTGATTCATCATATATATCTATAAGAAATGGTTCAAAAGTTTACCCTAGAAAATTACAAGAACAGTATACTACTTATTCCGGAACCTCTATCTCTGCTGCATATATAGCTGGAATATGTGCTATAATTCTAGAAATAATTCCTGAACTAAAACCTGTAGATGTACATGCAATTCTAAAATTTTGTTCTGAAAACATTGGTCTACCTAAACATTTGCAAGGATATGGTCAAGTATCCATTTCAAAATTACATGATAAATTAGACCGTATTAATAAAGAGAGTAAACGAAAAAAATATTAA